Genomic DNA from Triticum urartu cultivar G1812 unplaced genomic scaffold, Tu2.1 TuUngrouped_contig_6334, whole genome shotgun sequence:
GCGGGGTACCGCTTCGTGCCCGTCGGAGCCGGCGTGCCGGCCGCCGACCTCGTCCCTACGGGCAGCGATGCTGACTTCGTCGGGGCGCTGCTGCGCTTCAACGAGCGCCTGCAAGGAGCTTTCCAGAACAGCCTCCGCGAAGtgctggaggaggaggagggagcgCGGCCGGCGTGCCTGGTGCTGGACTCCAACCTCCGAGGCATGCAGGTGGTCGCCGACCGGCTCGGCGTGCCGACGCTGGTGCTTCGCACGGGCGGCGCCGCTTGCCTCGTCGCCTACATGGCCTTCCCGGCGCTGTGCGACAAGGGCCTCCTCCCGCTACAAGGTACTGTACTACCACACCTACCTAACAAACAAACAGTTCGCAGCACTTTCTGCATCGGGACAGTTGACACGCAAGTAGTACTGCAACTTTTTTTAGCCGATGCAAGTAAAACTTTAGCCTTGAGAATGCCTACTTCAATTAGACTTTTAACACAGAAAAGTAGAAAATTCAGATAATTATAAATTTTGTATACAAACACCATATAAATCCTTAATACGAAATACTTTTGTTTAATATATGAAGTAAACATAATACACCCATTTATATCTATGCATTAATAAGGAAAAACAAGATATGCTTTCAGTGAGTGAGATAAAATGTTTAGCAATTTAGATGAGTATGCAATAGCAAACATTGCATTAGACAGAGAGGTGACATAGCAATTTAGATGCATCATTGAGATGCATGACATTGTAACCGATGGTACAAGTACAACGTAGTTATCTAGATGCATGACattttttgttatttttctcCTTCACTACATTAATATTCCTTTATGTGTTTTACCAATGTTGAGTCATCAAGTAATTTCCTTTTATATATGACGTGCCTAAAATTTCCTACGACGCTTTTGGATGTGTTTTGAATAGTTACAACATTTTCGGTGGATATTTCTATGGCGCTGGATGAAAAACATCATTTAATGTATGGAGCATTGTTCTGAACTATTGACATATTTTCTAACTTAAGGTGAACACATCATTTAAAAAACTGCCGCAGTTTGATGTAACAGTTGGAAAGTTTTTCTTGAACTAGCGGCCCATTTTTTAAGGCGTGTTTATAATTATATTGACATTGTCGAACATTTTTCTTGAACTAGTATTACACTTCCTAATGTGAGATGAAGTTAAACATTGGAATTTTTTTCTTCAACCAGAGGAACATTTTCGAAAAccagttgaacgcttttgttgcgacgctttattttttttaaagaaatgaTGCAACATTTGTCAAAACAAAATGTTCCTTAGCATGGAACAACTTTTTATGACCCATCAGAACAACCTGTACTAATGCTTTGTTTGTGTTTCTTTCGAGTTTCTTAGTGCATTAATAGAATTTATGTTTTCTTTATGGAATCCAGAAATTAAGATACACTTCTAGAACAGACTAACTACCTTTTTTTAGCAAACTGCACACTGGCTAACTAGTTCAGCTCACATCGATGTAAAGCGTTAGAGATGCTACATAGAAACATATCGTGGGCCAGCCCAAGTGAGCAGCGCTAGGGGGGTCCCTCAACTACGTCTCTCCTTCCACTAAAAAAACCTACGACTCTTGCGGAGTATCTAATTAAGGGTTATGCCTTGGAGGGCTACCGCAAAGGTCTCTTTCTTGGGTTAGGAGCGTGTCAACTGATGCGCCCAACCCCCGTCGCATGTCACACTTTGGGTGCACCCTCGCGTTTTCAGTATTTTCCACGCGTTTTTGGGTTTTTTCGCCTTTTTGGCTTCTTaatttttttctttgttttcccTAGTTTTGGAGGATTTTTTTTGCCGAAGCAGCGCTTTTTCGTGAGAAGCATAGCCTGTGCTTCCACGAGATGCATAGTTGTTCTTCCCCAAAACTGGGGAAAATACAGAAGCGGAGTGCATCTACACATTAGGATGCAAGGTAAAATCGTTTAAAATagtatttctttaaaaaaatcaGTTTTTTTGTTTGTGACTCATTTGCATGAAATCCACGCTGAATTTCGCGAAGTTTGGACATTTCAATAGCTCTTGATAAAAAGACAAATTTGGTGCCTGTGAAAAAGCTTACAGTTTGCGCACCGTTTGGACCAAATTTTGTTTGCCAAGAGCTGAAATTTGACACGGACATCACATGCTCGAACATCTTCCACGTAAAAAATTCCAGATTTTCTTTTGGGTTTTagtatttttttgaatttactgttcaccaGGAGCAGATGAGCCCCGGCTCATAATTGATTATTCAGGAAAATACGACCTATGCTATTAGAGGAGCACGACTGTGTTTCAAGGTTCTGGTTTATTTAGTttcctttttctatttttttgtcttttttggTTTTAGGTTTTCATATTTTGTTTTTCTGTTCTCTTCCtgttttttatttcttttttgttTGATTTTTTATTCCATGTATTTCATTTTTTAAAGTTCACATAAACCTATTAACTTGTGATCTAGTTTCAAAGATCTCAACGCAAGAAATCCAACAATGAAAATGGTTAGGGCTTTGGACGCATGGTTCAAGAGATAAACCGTTAAAAAATGAATCTATTAAAAAAAGGAAAACTCCTAGTTTGTGACAAGTGGGGCAAATATAGTGCGTTATTTCTCAGCAACAGAGAAAGTGGGAGTGACATTTACAAGGGTAAccccttaattagtgatttcatGGCTCTCATGCCAACAAAGCCATGGCCTATCAATCTAGTAACAGCCCCGGGCCAAAGTAACGAATATATCAAGCCTATTTTTTCAGACATGATCAATCATGGTAGCGAAAGCTCCTTTTTTTCCAATCAAAGGTAGCGGAAGCCCCTATATGACGCATTTTGCCTCAAATAAGAATCCAATGCACATGCGAGGCCACAACTGGTCTGGCCCACTTAACGCGTATTGTAGCGACCGATGTACTGACTAGTGCACCGTATCAAGTTGGTTCGTTGCAACAACTACCACCATAGTGAACCGGTCACTGTAGTGACCCAGTAACTATAGATATCAATTCTTTAtgttcctcttttttttgttttattgAAAATACGAATATTTCTTACAAAAGCTATAATATTTTGAAAacacaattttttttgaaatttctaaGATTTTTTTGGAAAATGCAATTTTGTGGAAGTCCAAAATTTTGAAACTCGGTACATTTTTTATAATTTCAAAATTTTGACAACAAGTACATTTTTAAAATTCTCCAACATTTCTTGAAACATGAATATTTTTACATTTGTGAATGAATTTTGATAACATGGATATTTTAGAACCATTTTTTAGTAAAATtcctgaacattttttaaaaattatGAATAAAGTTTGAAAATATTATCATTTTAAAATTCCGAAAATGATTAAACATGATTTTTTTATTGTCCTACATCTTTCAAAATTGGAAACAATTTTTCAATTTTCTTAACTTTTTAAAAGATTTTTGTAAAAAAGAAACCATAGAAAACCGGTAAAAGAAACAACATGAAAAAAGGCTATGAATCTTTGAGAAGGTTCCAAAAACCGATATCCATGCTGACTAAATGGGCGCGCCATAGGTGAGCTCTTTGCAGAACTGTAGCCATTTTGACGCAATGTGCGTCTAACCGGAAGTACCCACGATAGCTAATTACCGAAAATGACCATAAAAAAGCAATCACACAAAGTAAGGACGACTATAATTGAATGTTTTCATAAGGAAAACGATAAATGGGACTTCTTTTTTGTCATAAATTTGACTGTGGTTGATACAGACAGTCGCTTGAATACTCGAAAAGTACCGTGTACCGAGGTGCGGCTCCAAGAAACTAGTGGCAACAACCAAGCAACATATCCTATGGTTCAATAAAATTTAGAAAAGAAATGCTAAAACCAAAAAGTCCACTGAACCAAGCACCAATTGAAAGGGAGATAGTGCAAGCTCCAAGAACGAGTCATACAGAAAAATAGATGGCACATGGAGTGAAGTGAAATTGCATGCAAAAGAGTCGCCTCAATTTAACACAACTCATTGTATTGATTCCTTCGTTTGATATGATATGATTTGCTTCTGTATATTCTTGTTTTTCTTAGAGGCATAAGCCTTGTAGTACCCCAACCCATCCGTTCATGCTCAAAAATTAAGATAATATGCAGTAGGAAACCTACTTTCCTCCTCAAACACCAAAAAATAACACAACTGGTATTTGGTAAGACTCATGGTAAGAGTATACCGATGGGGTGACTTGCATTAAGATGGAAGAAGAAAAAGCAAAGTAAAAGTAGCTACCTATGGATATAGAACATTTTATAAGAACAAATTATTACTCACATTACATATCTACACTACCACACACAACCACAATCACCTACAAGTATCAACATTTGTTGAAAACCCGACTCACATGTTTAAGGTTCCTAATTTCCTAATGGTGCATTCTCAAATAGTCAACCAATGACTGGCCATTTTTTTTACCAAAATTTCAGATCATGCGCAATTGAACATGCCACTGGATGATCTCCAACCACTCCAGCTAGGAGACATGGTCTTCTCAACCACAACTCCGCATGAAACAATGTCCAATTGCCTTGAACGCATTATGGAATCTGCGAGGTATTCTTCTGGTGTCATCATTAACACCTTTAGTGAGCTTGAAGGCGCCGACCTCCAAAAGATCATCCATGGTCTAGGTGTCCCAGTGTACGCAGTTGGTCCGCTTCACAAAATATCTCCAAGTGCCCAGAGCAGCCTGTTGGATGCAGACAAAACTTGTTTGAATTGGCTGGATAAGCAGGAGGCGAAGTCCATTCTATTTCTGAGCATTGGGAGCTTGGCATCCATGACCCAGGAAGAGCTAGTGGAGACAGCATGGGGCTTGGCCAATAGTTGCATGCCATTTCTTTGGGTGATTAGGCCAAACTTGGTTCAATGTTCAGGGAAGGTAGGCCTACCTGAAGGCTTTGAGGAGGTG
This window encodes:
- the LOC125530462 gene encoding UDP-glucose iridoid glucosyltransferase-like produces the protein GYRFVPVGAGVPAADLVPTGSDADFVGALLRFNERLQGAFQNSLREVLEEEEGARPACLVLDSNLRGMQVVADRLGVPTLVLRTGGAACLVAYMAFPALCDKGLLPLQDHAQLNMPLDDLQPLQLGDMVFSTTTPHETMSNCLERIMESARYSSGVIINTFSELEGADLQKIIHGLGVPVYAVGPLHKISPSAQSSLLDADKTCLNWLDKQEAKSILFLSIGSLASMTQEELVETAWGLANSCMPFLWVIRPNLVQCSGKVGLPEGFEEVTRGRGMVVSWAPQQEVLGHQAVGGFWTHNGWNSTLESICEGVPMICRPHFADQMINARYVQEVWKVGFELEGKLERGKIERSVRKLFCHEEGGEMRWRAKDLEDKATECMKKGGSSETRINLLVNFMMSLPCSI